The following proteins come from a genomic window of Neofelis nebulosa isolate mNeoNeb1 chromosome 5, mNeoNeb1.pri, whole genome shotgun sequence:
- the FAM131A gene encoding protein FAM131A isoform X2, producing the protein MGCIGSRSPAGQVASDPAWAVEWIELPRGLSLSSLGSARTLRGWSRSSRPSSVDSQDLPEVNVGDTVAMLPKSRRALTIQEIAALARSSLHGISQVVKDHVTKPTAMAQGRVAHLIEWKGWSKPSDSPAALESAFSSYSDLSEGEQEARFAAGVAEQFAIAEAKLRAWSSVDGEDSTDESYDEDYPGGTDSDMAGQLPLGPHLQDLFTGHRFSRPMRQGSVEPESDCSQTVSPETLCSSLCSLEDGLLGSPARLASQLLGDELLLAKLPPSRESAFRSLGPLEAQDSLYNSSLMESCLSPAEEEPAPCKDCQPLCPPPVGSWERQRQASDVASSGVVSLDTDEAEPEEQ; encoded by the exons ATGGGCTGTATCGGCTCTCGGAGTCCGGCGGGTCAGG tggCCTCGGACCCGGCTTGGGCTGTGGAGTGGATCGAACTTCCTCGGGGCCTCTCTCTATCTTCCTTGGGATCTGCTCGGACCCTCCGAGGCTGGAGCCGATCCTCCCGCCCTTCCTCCGTGGACAGCCAGGACTTGCCAGAG GTGAATGTTGGAGACACAGTCGCGATGCTGCCCAAGTCCCGGAGAGCCCTAACTATCCAGGAGATTGCTGCGCTGGCCAGATCTTCCCTGCATG GTATTTCCCAGGTGGTAAAGGACCACGTGACCAAGCCCACCGCTATGGCCCAGGGCCGAGTGGCTCACCTCATTGAATGGAAGGGTTGGAGCAAGCCAAGCGACTCACCTGCTGCCCTGGAATCAGCCTTTTCCTCCTATTCGGACCTCAGCGAGGGTGAACAAGAGGCTCGCTTTGCAGCAG GAGTGGCCGAGCAGTTTGCCATTGCAGAAGCCAAGCTCCGGGCGTGGTCTTCGGTGGATGGTGAGGATTCCACCGACGAATCCTATGATGAAGACTACCCTGGAGGAACTGACTCAG ATATGGCTGGGCAGCTGCCCCTGGGGCCCCACCTCCAGGACCTCTTCACTGGCCACCGATTCTCCAGGCCTATGCGCCAGGGCTCTGTGGAGCCTGAGAGCGACTGCTCGCAGACCGTGTCCCCAGAGACCCTGTGCTCTAGTCTGTGCAGCCTGGAGGATGGGTTGCTGGGCTCCCCAGCCCGCCTGGCCTCCCAGCTGCTGGGTGACGAGCTGCTCCTCGCCAAACTGCCCCCCAGCCGGGAAAGTGCCTTCCGTAGCCTGGGCCCATTGGAGGCCCAGGACTCGCTCTACAACTCGTCCCTCATGGAGTCCTGCCTTTCCCCCGCCGAGGAGGAGCCAGCCCCCTGCAAGGACTGCCAGCCTCTCTGCCCGCCACCAGTGGGCAGCTGGGAACGGCAGCGGCAAGCCTCTGATGTAGCTTCTTCTGGGGTGGTGTCCTTAGACACGGATGAGGCAGAGCCAGAGGAACAGTGA
- the FAM131A gene encoding protein FAM131A isoform X1, which yields MPMISVLGKMFLWQREGPGGRWTCQTSRRVASDPAWAVEWIELPRGLSLSSLGSARTLRGWSRSSRPSSVDSQDLPEVNVGDTVAMLPKSRRALTIQEIAALARSSLHGISQVVKDHVTKPTAMAQGRVAHLIEWKGWSKPSDSPAALESAFSSYSDLSEGEQEARFAAGVAEQFAIAEAKLRAWSSVDGEDSTDESYDEDYPGGTDSDMAGQLPLGPHLQDLFTGHRFSRPMRQGSVEPESDCSQTVSPETLCSSLCSLEDGLLGSPARLASQLLGDELLLAKLPPSRESAFRSLGPLEAQDSLYNSSLMESCLSPAEEEPAPCKDCQPLCPPPVGSWERQRQASDVASSGVVSLDTDEAEPEEQ from the exons ATGCCTATGATTTCTGTGCTGGGCAAAATGTTTCTATGGCAGCGTGAAGGGCCTGGAGGACGATGGACTTGTCAGACGAGTCGCAGAG tggCCTCGGACCCGGCTTGGGCTGTGGAGTGGATCGAACTTCCTCGGGGCCTCTCTCTATCTTCCTTGGGATCTGCTCGGACCCTCCGAGGCTGGAGCCGATCCTCCCGCCCTTCCTCCGTGGACAGCCAGGACTTGCCAGAG GTGAATGTTGGAGACACAGTCGCGATGCTGCCCAAGTCCCGGAGAGCCCTAACTATCCAGGAGATTGCTGCGCTGGCCAGATCTTCCCTGCATG GTATTTCCCAGGTGGTAAAGGACCACGTGACCAAGCCCACCGCTATGGCCCAGGGCCGAGTGGCTCACCTCATTGAATGGAAGGGTTGGAGCAAGCCAAGCGACTCACCTGCTGCCCTGGAATCAGCCTTTTCCTCCTATTCGGACCTCAGCGAGGGTGAACAAGAGGCTCGCTTTGCAGCAG GAGTGGCCGAGCAGTTTGCCATTGCAGAAGCCAAGCTCCGGGCGTGGTCTTCGGTGGATGGTGAGGATTCCACCGACGAATCCTATGATGAAGACTACCCTGGAGGAACTGACTCAG ATATGGCTGGGCAGCTGCCCCTGGGGCCCCACCTCCAGGACCTCTTCACTGGCCACCGATTCTCCAGGCCTATGCGCCAGGGCTCTGTGGAGCCTGAGAGCGACTGCTCGCAGACCGTGTCCCCAGAGACCCTGTGCTCTAGTCTGTGCAGCCTGGAGGATGGGTTGCTGGGCTCCCCAGCCCGCCTGGCCTCCCAGCTGCTGGGTGACGAGCTGCTCCTCGCCAAACTGCCCCCCAGCCGGGAAAGTGCCTTCCGTAGCCTGGGCCCATTGGAGGCCCAGGACTCGCTCTACAACTCGTCCCTCATGGAGTCCTGCCTTTCCCCCGCCGAGGAGGAGCCAGCCCCCTGCAAGGACTGCCAGCCTCTCTGCCCGCCACCAGTGGGCAGCTGGGAACGGCAGCGGCAAGCCTCTGATGTAGCTTCTTCTGGGGTGGTGTCCTTAGACACGGATGAGGCAGAGCCAGAGGAACAGTGA
- the FAM131A gene encoding protein FAM131A isoform X3, with the protein MLPKSRRALTIQEIAALARSSLHGISQVVKDHVTKPTAMAQGRVAHLIEWKGWSKPSDSPAALESAFSSYSDLSEGEQEARFAAGVAEQFAIAEAKLRAWSSVDGEDSTDESYDEDYPGGTDSDMAGQLPLGPHLQDLFTGHRFSRPMRQGSVEPESDCSQTVSPETLCSSLCSLEDGLLGSPARLASQLLGDELLLAKLPPSRESAFRSLGPLEAQDSLYNSSLMESCLSPAEEEPAPCKDCQPLCPPPVGSWERQRQASDVASSGVVSLDTDEAEPEEQ; encoded by the exons ATGCTGCCCAAGTCCCGGAGAGCCCTAACTATCCAGGAGATTGCTGCGCTGGCCAGATCTTCCCTGCATG GTATTTCCCAGGTGGTAAAGGACCACGTGACCAAGCCCACCGCTATGGCCCAGGGCCGAGTGGCTCACCTCATTGAATGGAAGGGTTGGAGCAAGCCAAGCGACTCACCTGCTGCCCTGGAATCAGCCTTTTCCTCCTATTCGGACCTCAGCGAGGGTGAACAAGAGGCTCGCTTTGCAGCAG GAGTGGCCGAGCAGTTTGCCATTGCAGAAGCCAAGCTCCGGGCGTGGTCTTCGGTGGATGGTGAGGATTCCACCGACGAATCCTATGATGAAGACTACCCTGGAGGAACTGACTCAG ATATGGCTGGGCAGCTGCCCCTGGGGCCCCACCTCCAGGACCTCTTCACTGGCCACCGATTCTCCAGGCCTATGCGCCAGGGCTCTGTGGAGCCTGAGAGCGACTGCTCGCAGACCGTGTCCCCAGAGACCCTGTGCTCTAGTCTGTGCAGCCTGGAGGATGGGTTGCTGGGCTCCCCAGCCCGCCTGGCCTCCCAGCTGCTGGGTGACGAGCTGCTCCTCGCCAAACTGCCCCCCAGCCGGGAAAGTGCCTTCCGTAGCCTGGGCCCATTGGAGGCCCAGGACTCGCTCTACAACTCGTCCCTCATGGAGTCCTGCCTTTCCCCCGCCGAGGAGGAGCCAGCCCCCTGCAAGGACTGCCAGCCTCTCTGCCCGCCACCAGTGGGCAGCTGGGAACGGCAGCGGCAAGCCTCTGATGTAGCTTCTTCTGGGGTGGTGTCCTTAGACACGGATGAGGCAGAGCCAGAGGAACAGTGA